GGATCGAAGACGTCTCCGCATTGAATTCCTGAATCCCGGAATCCGCATCGAAGCTCTGAAGCGGCGCGCCGCGAGGCATCGACGGTCGCTTCAAAAGGAGCTCCTTCACATTCTCGAGTCGCTCGCTCGCGACGAGCCCGAGGGGATCAAACTGCCTCCGCTGGAGTTGAAGTTCTCCAAGGCGGAGAAGGGCACATGGCGTCGCGAAGATATCTACGGAGACGATGGACGATAGGCTCGTTCTCGTCGATACCAACGTTCTCCTGTCAGCCTCGACTCCGGCACGCGTCGAGCACGGCGACGCGCTGCGCATACTGAACCAGTGGCCGAAAGAGGAGTTCCGGCTTTGCACGAGCGGGCAAATACTGGGGGAGTATCTGGTCGTCGCGACCCGCCCCTCCATCAGAACGGACTCGCATTGTCCCCGGAGGATGCCGCCACGAACGTCGATAGGCTGCGAGCGCGAATGCTTTTTTTGAATGAATCGCGCGCCATCTTCGATCGGCTCCGTCGGCTTCTGGATGAAGTGAAGTGTTCGGGAAAGCACATCCATGACGCGAACGTCGTGGCCACGGCACTGACTCACGGTGTCGCGCGGCTCTGCACCGCCAACGTCGATGATTTCGAGCAGTTCAACTCCTACGTCCAGGTCGTGGCATTGTCCGGAGTGTAAGATGGCCGGCGAAGCAGCATTCGCCCGATTCTGAGTAGCGGACCGCTTCCCTCGAGAAGGCACGATCAACTTCATCATGGCGGGCCGGGGTGTAGAATGCGCCACCATGATCGCCTCGGTTTTCCTTCTATTGGCTCTCACGTCGTTCTCTCAGGAGCGCTACGACGTCGTGATCCTGAATGGGGTCGTAGTCGACGGGTCGGGAGCGGAGCGTTTTCGCGCCGATGTCGCTCTGCGCGGGGACCGGATCGCGCGGGTCGCGCGCGACGGGATTCCGCCCGACGCCGCCGACCTCGTTCTCCAGGCGGACGGACTCGTCGTCGCTCCGGGCTTCATCGACCAGCACGCGCACATCCAGACGTCGATCCACGAGCACCCGCTCGCCGAGAACTTCCTTCGCCAGGGCATCACGACCATTCTCGCCAGCCTTCACAGTGGTGACCAGCCGTATCCGCTCGCCGAGTACATGGCGACGCTTCGCGTGGCCCCGAACGTCGGCTTTTTCGCGGGCCACACCTGGGCCCGAAAAACAGTCCTCGGCCTCGATGACCGGCCGCCGACCCCCGAGGAGCTCGAAGAGATGAAACGACTGGTCGAGGAAGCGATGAAGGATGGCGCTCTCGGCCTTTCAACGGGACTCCTGTACGTGCCCGCGAACTACGCCGAGCCCGAAGAGGTCATCGAGCTCGCCAGAGTCGCCGCCCGCTATGGAGGCATCTATGTGAGCCACATGAGGAACGAGGCCGATGGGCTCCTCGACTCGGTGGCGGAGACCATTCGTGTCGCGCGCGAAGCGCGAATTCCTGCGCAGATCCAGCACCACAAGGCGGTGGGCGCTCCACAATGGGGCCTGTCGGAGAAGACGCTTGCGATGATCGACGAGGCCCGCGCGGAGGGACTCGACGTGAAGCTAGATGTCTACCCCTACACCGCCTCGAGCACGACCTCGCGGGTCCTCTTTCCGCAATGGGCATTTGCCGGAGGGGACTCGGCGTTCGAGGAGCGCGTGTCCGATCCGGAGACGCGGGCGAGAATCGAAAAGGACATGGAGTTCATCTTCGTCAACCAGCGGGCGGGAAATGACCTGGAGCGGGTGCAATTCCGCACCGTGCCTTCGGACCCGCGGTACAACGGGAAGAC
This is a stretch of genomic DNA from Vicinamibacteria bacterium. It encodes these proteins:
- a CDS encoding PIN domain-containing protein; amino-acid sequence: MDDRLVLVDTNVLLSASTPARVEHGDALRILNQWPKEEFRLCTSGQILGEYLVVATRPSIRTDSHCPRRMPPRTSIGCERECFF
- a CDS encoding D-aminoacylase → MIASVFLLLALTSFSQERYDVVILNGVVVDGSGAERFRADVALRGDRIARVARDGIPPDAADLVLQADGLVVAPGFIDQHAHIQTSIHEHPLAENFLRQGITTILASLHSGDQPYPLAEYMATLRVAPNVGFFAGHTWARKTVLGLDDRPPTPEELEEMKRLVEEAMKDGALGLSTGLLYVPANYAEPEEVIELARVAARYGGIYVSHMRNEADGLLDSVAETIRVAREARIPAQIQHHKAVGAPQWGLSEKTLAMIDEARAEGLDVKLDVYPYTASSTTSRVLFPQWAFAGGDSAFEERVSDPETRARIEKDMEFIFVNQRAGNDLERVQFRTVPSDPRYNGKTLADLARDRGLPVTLENGIDLVIELQLAGGFGAIYHSMDEEDVKRILRHPFAMIDTDGDNVSYGIGHPHPRSYGTFARVLGRYVRELGVLSLEEAVRRMTSLSAEQIGQPELGLIAEGMYADITVFDPETIIDRATFTDPHQYAVGIRHVLINGVPVIKDGGFTGERPGRVIRGPARK